From Sphingobacteriaceae bacterium, one genomic window encodes:
- a CDS encoding TrkA family potassium uptake protein: MTKAREIAVIGLGRFGQHIVRTLSELGHEVLAIDQDDGRVQAVVPYATQAVQADATDEEALRALAIDSFPVVIVAIGNDLEDSVLVTLTLKELGVATVIAKASSERHGKVLSRVGADRIVFPERDMAIRLAKTLSSDNVLDLIAVTPDVSIEELTAKGQLIGSTLRELDLRARFGVTIMAIRRGDQVVVSPPADEVITEGDTLVAIGTNADLEKLEELCR; this comes from the coding sequence TTGACAAAAGCACGAGAAATAGCCGTTATCGGGCTGGGGCGCTTCGGCCAGCACATCGTGCGCACCTTGTCCGAACTGGGTCACGAGGTGCTGGCCATCGATCAGGACGATGGCCGGGTGCAGGCGGTGGTGCCCTACGCCACCCAGGCGGTTCAGGCCGACGCCACCGACGAGGAGGCCCTGCGGGCTTTGGCCATCGACAGCTTCCCTGTGGTCATCGTGGCCATCGGCAACGACCTGGAGGACAGCGTGCTGGTCACCTTGACCTTGAAGGAGCTGGGGGTGGCCACCGTCATCGCCAAGGCTTCCAGCGAGCGCCACGGCAAGGTGCTCAGCCGGGTGGGCGCCGACCGCATCGTGTTCCCCGAGCGGGACATGGCCATCCGGCTGGCCAAGACCTTGTCCAGCGACAACGTGCTGGACCTCATCGCCGTCACCCCCGATGTGTCCATCGAGGAGTTGACGGCCAAGGGGCAGTTGATCGGCTCGACCCTGCGGGAACTGGACCTGCGGGCCCGCTTCGGCGTCACCATCATGGCCATCCGGCGGGGCGACCAAGTGGTGGTGTCGCCGCCCGCCGACGAGGTCATCACGGAAGGCGACACCCTGGTGGCCATCGGCACCAACGCCGACCTGGAGAAGCTGGAGGAGTTGTGCCGGTGA
- a CDS encoding RNA methyltransferase: protein MTGDPGHPLITSARNPRVMTARSLHRRQGRRRENLMLLEGPHLVQEALTAGLAWHSVFYTAQWAATEEGRRLLDRVAAAAGSGVVFQVTPAVLEAAGTTRTPQGVVAVAAEPPAPDLEEMPAEAPILCLDGLQDPGNVGAALRSAYALGAGGGLLGPGTADPYQPKALRAGAGMMLRLPLVISDDLPPVLAAVRAMGRRVMGLTPRGGTPLPRVRWEGPGPVLVVGSEGAGISPAVGDCLDERVTIPLRPGAESLNAAAAAAIALYELARRGAGDPPDEAPGERQGAP, encoded by the coding sequence GTGACCGGCGACCCCGGTCACCCCCTCATCACCAGCGCCCGCAACCCCCGGGTCATGACGGCCCGGAGCCTGCACCGGCGCCAGGGGCGCCGGCGGGAAAACTTGATGCTGCTGGAAGGACCCCACCTGGTCCAGGAAGCCTTGACGGCAGGCCTGGCCTGGCACTCGGTTTTTTACACCGCCCAGTGGGCCGCCACGGAGGAAGGGCGCCGGCTGCTGGACCGGGTGGCGGCGGCCGCCGGGTCCGGCGTTGTCTTTCAGGTGACCCCGGCGGTGCTGGAGGCCGCCGGCACCACCCGGACGCCCCAGGGGGTGGTGGCCGTGGCCGCCGAGCCGCCCGCCCCCGACCTGGAGGAAATGCCGGCGGAGGCTCCCATCCTCTGCCTGGACGGTCTCCAGGACCCGGGCAACGTGGGCGCCGCCCTGCGCTCGGCCTACGCTTTGGGGGCCGGCGGCGGGCTCCTGGGCCCCGGCACCGCCGATCCCTATCAGCCCAAGGCTCTCCGCGCCGGCGCCGGCATGATGCTGCGCCTGCCCCTGGTCATCAGCGATGACTTGCCGCCGGTCCTGGCGGCAGTTAGGGCCATGGGGCGCCGGGTCATGGGCCTCACCCCCCGGGGAGGCACCCCCCTGCCCCGGGTCCGGTGGGAGGGGCCCGGGCCGGTGCTGGTGGTGGGCAGCGAGGGGGCCGGCATATCCCCGGCGGTTGGTGATTGTCTCGATGAGCGGGTTACGATACCCTTGCGGCCAGGGGCGGAATCTTTGAACGCCGCCGCCGCGGCGGCCATCGCCCTGTACGAACTGGCCCGTCGGGGCGCCGGAGATCCACCGGATGAGGCGCCCGGGGAAAGGCAGGGGGCTCCTTGA
- the pheS gene encoding phenylalanine--tRNA ligase subunit alpha, whose translation MDEDKQSIQAIIEQVEQARDEALRRVAEAGGTRDLEDIRLHYLGRRGVLGTILRGLGRLPAEDRPRAGDAANKARAEVEEALAQRAAALQEEERRQRWQAEAVDVTMPGRPVAYGHRHPLWIVLEEIEDIFLSMGYHIAHGPEVEYEYYNFEALNYPPDHPAKDMQDSFFITPRILLRTHTSPVQIRHMQEQAPRLPIRIIAPGRVFRRDDDATHSPMFHQVEGLLVDRDISLADLKGTLLTFLQRLFGPQTKIRLRPSYFPFTEPSAEVDASCPLCRGEGCRVCGHSGWLELLGCGMVHPQVLRNGGYDPEEVSGFAFGMGLERITMIKFAINDMRLLFQNDLRFLRQLD comes from the coding sequence ATGGACGAGGACAAGCAATCCATCCAGGCCATCATCGAACAAGTGGAACAGGCCCGGGATGAAGCCCTCCGGCGGGTGGCTGAAGCCGGCGGCACCCGGGACCTGGAAGACATTCGCCTGCACTACTTGGGGCGCCGGGGCGTCCTGGGCACCATCCTAAGGGGCCTGGGCAGGCTGCCGGCCGAGGACCGGCCCCGGGCCGGCGATGCGGCCAACAAGGCCCGGGCCGAAGTGGAAGAGGCTCTGGCCCAGAGGGCGGCGGCCCTCCAGGAGGAGGAGCGGCGGCAGCGCTGGCAGGCCGAAGCCGTGGACGTGACCATGCCGGGCCGGCCCGTCGCCTACGGGCACCGCCATCCCCTGTGGATCGTTTTAGAAGAGATCGAAGACATTTTCCTTTCCATGGGCTATCACATCGCCCACGGGCCCGAGGTTGAATACGAGTACTACAATTTTGAAGCCTTGAACTACCCGCCCGACCATCCCGCCAAGGACATGCAGGACTCCTTTTTCATCACGCCCCGGATCCTGCTCCGCACCCATACATCGCCGGTGCAGATCCGCCATATGCAGGAGCAGGCGCCCCGCCTGCCCATCCGCATCATCGCCCCGGGGCGGGTTTTCCGGCGGGATGACGACGCCACCCATTCGCCCATGTTCCACCAGGTGGAAGGGCTGCTGGTGGACCGGGACATTTCCCTGGCCGACTTGAAGGGCACGCTGCTCACCTTCCTCCAGCGGCTCTTCGGGCCCCAGACCAAGATCCGCCTGCGGCCCAGCTACTTCCCCTTCACCGAGCCCAGCGCCGAGGTGGACGCCTCCTGCCCCCTGTGCCGGGGGGAAGGATGCCGGGTGTGCGGCCATTCAGGCTGGCTGGAACTGCTGGGCTGCGGCATGGTGCACCCCCAAGTCCTGCGCAACGGCGGCTACGACCCCGAGGAGGTGTCGGGCTTCGCCTTCGGCATGGGCTTGGAGCGCATCACCATGATCAAGTTCGCCATCAACGACATGCGGCTGCTGTTTCAAAACGACCTGCGCTTTTTGCGGCAAC